The sequence CCGCCTCCTGGATGACGGGCCAGGGCGTCTCCTCACGCTCGTCCCACTCCGAAGCGGCCGGACGGATCACATCCTCGGCGAAGCCGTGGAGCCAGTCGCGGACCTGCTTCTGGTCGTCGTTGAGATCAAGCGTGAACTCGGCCATGTTCCCCTCCATGCACTGCCGTCAAAAGCGTGCGTTACTTGCGGTAACAACAGTCTGTTACCGGCAAGTAGCCACTGTCAACAGCCAAGATGCCGATCGGCACCCTCCCGGGGCAGGGTGTTACGTTGCCCCGGCGTGAAGAAACTGCAGGGCAGGGGTGGGGAGAGACACGACATGGAGACCACGCGACAGGCCGAGCGGCAGCGCAGCGCGGCCGAACGCCGCCGCCGCGAGCTGCTGGAGGCCGCGGACCGGGTGGTGCTCAGGGACGGGCCCAAGGCGTCGATGAACGCGATCGCCGCCGAGGCCGGGATCACCAAGCCCATCCTCTACCGCCACTTCGGGGACAAGGGCGGGCTCTACCGCGCACTCGCCAAGCGGCACACCGACGCGCTGCTGAGCGCGCTGCGCTCGGCGCTCGACGCACCGGCTGAGCGCCGTGAACGGGTGGAGGCCACGCTCGACACCTACCTCGCCGCGATCGAGGCCCGCCCGCAGGTCTACCGCTTCCTGATGCACCCGTCCGACGACGCCGCCCCCTCCCCCGAGCAGGGCTTCGACGTCGGCCGGCACTCCGCGCCGCTGCTGCGCCGCCTCGGCGAGGAGCTCGGCAAGGTCATCGCCGAGCGGGTGGACCTGGGCCCGGACAGCGAGCAGATGGCGCGCATCTGGGGCCACGGCATCGTCGGCATGATGCACGCGGCGGGCGACTGGTGGCTGGGCGACCGGCCCTGCTCCCGCGCGCAGTTGGTGCGCAGCCTGGCCGATCTGCTGTGGGGCAGGCTGGCCGGCGCGGGCGACCGGCCCGGCGGTCCCGGCTTCTGACCCCCCGCCCGGCACCACCGCTCAGCCGCTCAGCCGCCGCTCGCCCAGGGCGCCCGCCGCGCCGCGCGCAGCGCCCTGGCGCGGCGCAGCCCGGTCAGCCGGTCGGTGTAGACCGTGCCGCCGAGGTGGTCGCACTCGTGCTGGAGGCAGCGGGCGAACCAGCCCGTGCCGGTGATCCGTACCGGTTCGCCGGTCATCGTGACCCCTTCGACGACCGCGCGGTCGAAGCGTGCCGTACCCGCCTCGATACCCGGAAGTGAAAGACACCCTTCCGGTCCGCGTACGGTAAGGCCGTCCGCCTCGACCAGTTCCGGATTGACGATGTGCCCCAGGTGCCGGACATCGTCGTCGTCCGGACAGTCGTAGACGAACACCTTGAGCGGGACGCCGATCTGGTTGGCGGCGAGCCCGACACCCTGCGCCGCGTACATGGTGGCGAACATGTCCTCGACCAGCCTGGCGAGCGGGGGTCCGAAGTCCGTGACGTCCTCGCAGGCGCTGTGGAGCACCGGGTCACCGAGCAGACTCATGGCACGGATGAGTCCGGAACTGCCGGGGATCGGGCGGTTTCGCATGCCGGCAAGCGTACGTTCCGCCGCGGCCACGGACTTCCCGTGGTGCCGCGGTGCGGTCGTCGCACCGGACATCGATAGGCTGGGCGCGGACCGATGCAAGGAGGATCTAGGACGATGGCAGGCAACACGGAGCCGTTGTCGCCGCGGGCCAAGCTGGCCGTGACGGCGGGCAAGGCCGCGGCGGCGGTGTCGCGCGCCGCGGGGCGCGGCAGCGGATCGGTGATCGGCGGCCGGGTGGCGCTCAAGCTCGACCCCGACCTGCTGGGGCGGCTGGCGCAGCACCTGGACGTGATCCTCGTGTCGGCGACGAACGGCAAGACGACCACCACACGGCTGATCGCCGAGGCACTGCGGGCCGCTGGGCCCGTCGTGTCGAACGCGCTCGGCGCGAACATGCCCGCGGGCATCACCTCGGCGCTGGCCGGCGGCTCGGACGCGAAGTACGGCGTGATCGAGGTCGACGAGAAGTACCTCGCCGGTGTCGCACGCGACACGACGCCCAAGGCGATCGCGCTGCTCAATCTCTCCCGCGACCAGCTGGACCGCGCGGCGGAGACCCGGATGCTCGCGGAGCACTGGCGCGAGGGGCTGTCCGGCTCGAAGGCCGTGATCATCGCCAACGCCGACGACCCGCTGATCGTGTGGGCGGCGTCCTCCTCCCCCAATGTGGTGTGGGTGGCGGCCGGTCAGGCGTGGAAGGACGACGCGTGGTCCTGCCCGTCCTGCGGCGGCGTGATGCAGCGGCCGGGCGACGACTGGTTCTGCGGGCAGTGCGGCTTCCGCCGTCCCGCCCCGAGCTGGGCGCTGAACGGCGACTACGTGCTGGACCCGCACGGTTCGGCATGGCCGATCCACCTCCAGCTGCCCGGCCGGGCGAACAAGGCGAACGCCACCAGCTCGGCCGCCGTCGCGGCCGTCTTCGGTGTGCCGCCGCAGGTCGCCCTGGAACGCATGTACCAGGTGCAGGCCGTCGCGGGCCGCTATGACGTGGTCTCCTTCCAGGGCCGTGAGCTGCGGCTCCTGCTGGCGAAGAACCCGGCGGGCTGGCTGGAGACGTTCTCCCTGATCGACCCGCCGCCGACGCCGGTGATCCTCTCGGTCAACGCCCGTGGCGCGGACGGTACGGACACCTCCTGGCTGTGGGACGTCGACTACACCCAGCTCGCCGGCCACCCGATCTTCGTGCTCGGTGACCGCAAGCTGGACCTCGCGGTCCGGCTCGAAGTGGCCGGTCTCGACTTCCGGGTCTGCGAGACCCTCGACGAGGCCGTGCAGCTGGCTCCGCCCGGCCGTATCGAGGTCATCGCCAACTACACCGCCTTCCAGGATCTGCGCCGTCGTGTCGGCAACTGACCCCGGCGCCGGCCACCTCCGGAGAGGACGAAGCATGAGCAACAACGGTCTGCGTCTGGTCTGGGTCTACCCCGACCTGCTCAGCACGTACGGCGACCAGGGCAACGCCCTGGTCGTGGAGCGCCGGGCCCGGCAGCGCGGTCTGGACGTGCAGCGCGTCGACGTGCGCAGCGACCAGCCGGTTCCCACCTCCGGCGACATCTATCTGATCGGTGGCGGCGAGGACCGGCCGCAGCGACTGGCCGCGGAACGGCTGCGCCGCGACGGCGGGCTGAGCCGGGCCGCGTCCAACGGCGCGATCATCTTCTCGGTGTGCGCGGGCTACCAGATCCTCGGGCACGAGTTCGTCAACGACCTCGGTGAGCGCGAGGCCGGTCTCGGTCTGCTCGATGTGGTGTCCACCCGGGGCGAGGGTGCGCGGTGCGTCGGCGACGTACTGGCGGACATCGACCCGCACCTGGGGCTGCCGCCGCTGACGGGGTTCGAGAACCACCAGGGCGTCACCCATCTCGGCCCCACCGCACGGCCGTTCGCCCGGGTGCAGTTCGGCCGGGGCAACGGGACCGGGGACGGTACGGAGGGTGCGTACAACGACACCGTCTTCGGTACGTACATGCACGGTCCGGTGATGGCCCGCAACCCGCAGATCGCCGATCTGCTGCTGAAGCTGGCGCTCGATGTGAACGCGCTGCCGCCGACGGACGAGCGCTGGTACGACGCGCTGCGCGCCGAACGGATCTCCGCGGCGACACAGCCCGCCTGAGGCGTTTTTCGCTCAGCTGAGCGGAGTCCAGCAGGCGGACGCCCGGTTCGGTCCCGCCACCCTGCGCCGGTAGGGTGGCGGGGATCCAACCGGACGACGTGGTCCGGTCGTCGGCCCACGTTGCAAAGGTTTCCCGGGCAATGCGAATTGGTGTGCTCACCTCCGGCGGCGACTGCCCCGGCCTCAACGCAGTCATCCGTTCCGTCGTGCACCGCGCGGTGGTCGACCACGGCGACGAGGTCATCGGCTTCCACGACGGCTGGAAGGGACTGCTGGAGTGCGACTACCGCAAGCTCGACCTGGACGCGGTGGGCGGCATCCTGGCCCGCGGCGGCACGATACTCGGCTCCTCCCGGGTCCAGCCCGCGCATCTGCGTGACGGGGTGGAGCGGGCCCG is a genomic window of Streptomyces sp. NBC_01237 containing:
- a CDS encoding MurT ligase domain-containing protein, translated to MAGNTEPLSPRAKLAVTAGKAAAAVSRAAGRGSGSVIGGRVALKLDPDLLGRLAQHLDVILVSATNGKTTTTRLIAEALRAAGPVVSNALGANMPAGITSALAGGSDAKYGVIEVDEKYLAGVARDTTPKAIALLNLSRDQLDRAAETRMLAEHWREGLSGSKAVIIANADDPLIVWAASSSPNVVWVAAGQAWKDDAWSCPSCGGVMQRPGDDWFCGQCGFRRPAPSWALNGDYVLDPHGSAWPIHLQLPGRANKANATSSAAVAAVFGVPPQVALERMYQVQAVAGRYDVVSFQGRELRLLLAKNPAGWLETFSLIDPPPTPVILSVNARGADGTDTSWLWDVDYTQLAGHPIFVLGDRKLDLAVRLEVAGLDFRVCETLDEAVQLAPPGRIEVIANYTAFQDLRRRVGN
- the def gene encoding peptide deformylase produces the protein MRNRPIPGSSGLIRAMSLLGDPVLHSACEDVTDFGPPLARLVEDMFATMYAAQGVGLAANQIGVPLKVFVYDCPDDDDVRHLGHIVNPELVEADGLTVRGPEGCLSLPGIEAGTARFDRAVVEGVTMTGEPVRITGTGWFARCLQHECDHLGGTVYTDRLTGLRRARALRAARRAPWASGG
- a CDS encoding type 1 glutamine amidotransferase encodes the protein MSNNGLRLVWVYPDLLSTYGDQGNALVVERRARQRGLDVQRVDVRSDQPVPTSGDIYLIGGGEDRPQRLAAERLRRDGGLSRAASNGAIIFSVCAGYQILGHEFVNDLGEREAGLGLLDVVSTRGEGARCVGDVLADIDPHLGLPPLTGFENHQGVTHLGPTARPFARVQFGRGNGTGDGTEGAYNDTVFGTYMHGPVMARNPQIADLLLKLALDVNALPPTDERWYDALRAERISAATQPA
- a CDS encoding TetR family transcriptional regulator gives rise to the protein METTRQAERQRSAAERRRRELLEAADRVVLRDGPKASMNAIAAEAGITKPILYRHFGDKGGLYRALAKRHTDALLSALRSALDAPAERRERVEATLDTYLAAIEARPQVYRFLMHPSDDAAPSPEQGFDVGRHSAPLLRRLGEELGKVIAERVDLGPDSEQMARIWGHGIVGMMHAAGDWWLGDRPCSRAQLVRSLADLLWGRLAGAGDRPGGPGF